Within the Phaseolus vulgaris cultivar G19833 chromosome 9, P. vulgaris v2.0, whole genome shotgun sequence genome, the region tttagttgCTCATATGTGAATTGTTCATGATCAGATACATTtcctatatatttttattgatattgtCTAAAATTCTTAGTTCAACTCTTGATCCTAGATGAACGCTCTCGGTTTCTTACCCACTGAGCTTAAGGTAATATTGTTAGCATGACACCAATACAGTCACGATCTTTCCTCCATGGCCCCATCCTAACACTGCATATGAATTTTCCTAATGTTTTTCTGTCCAATTCAATCATGTCCAATGGCCTTATCATTATATAAATCTGAATGTGCTTGTTTGGAATTAGAGTTTTGTATGTAAACTGCACTGACTGATCAATAAAATTGTAAGCTGCACTTTGTAGTACTTGTTAACCCGTATTGTCCTTTGAGATTATTTGGGCATTAAGTGGGTATCTTCAGCTCATAGTTGGACTAGAAAATTATATTAAGAGGGGGTTGGTTACACTTATATCATAACTGTCACTCCTATTCAGCAGTGTTATCAAAAAATCAACTCAGGCTTTTAGCCTCCATACTTGTGTTTTAAATTCAAATGcttgatactgtttcacatATTTTGAAGGTTCAAAAATGTGGCTCTGTTGGAAGATGTATTGATGTCACCCGTTACAAGGGATATGATGAACTCCGAAATGATTTGGCTAGGATGTTTGGGATTGAAGGGCAGCTAGAAGATCCTCAAAGGACAGAGTGGAAACTAGTCTACGTAGATCATGAAAATGACATTCTTCTTGTTGGTGATGACCCTTGGGAGTAAGTAGTCAATTCCTAGTTGTTTATAGTCCTGATATTTGATCCATTCAGATTTATTTTCTTAGTCTTCAAGTTGCAATTCCTTGCAGAGAATTTGTAAGCTGTGTCCAGAGCATAAAGATATTGTCATCTGCTGAGGTACAGCAAATGAGCTTGGATGGAGATTTAGGCCATGTTCCAGTCCCCAATCAAGCTTGTAGTGGGACAGATAATGGAAATGCATGGAGGGGACAGTATGATGATAACTCTGCAGCCTCGTTTAATCGATAAGGATGTCTAGTATTGACATTTTGGAGCATTCATCAGCTTGTATATTTTGAGACATGGAAGACTAACTTAACCCTTAAAATTTCATGTTGGTGCTTCTACATATCACCAGTGGAAAGGATATAAATTCATTGCAGGAGATGCAGTGATGGGGTAGTGTAGAGCAGGTTGATACATAGAGGCATCCGGTTCAATGTCAATGAATGTTTTTAATGGTGAGAGATAAGTTTAGATCCCTGGATGTACCAAAGACCAGATTCCTTTGCCAGAAAGATGCAGATTCTATCTTGTTTGAGATCTGCTTTTCTTGTGGCTGCTAGAACAAGCTTaggatttttttatcttttggcAAGGTACAGCCATATAGGTCAGCTGGTGTATAATATATATGATTGTATTGTTCTTATATAAAAGTGTTTTACTTACAGTTCTGTAAATCTTGTGGTCCTTAAAGTTAGATGAAGAAGTAAGGTAACCAAAGTGATGATAGGGAGAATCAATTCATGCCAATTCGTCAGTGCTAGCTTTTGTACAAGTGCCTAAGTTGTTTTCATGGTGGAAATTATGAAGAGTATTATGCTCAAGAAAACTCAATTCTTCACTTATTTGCACTTTTGGGATTAATGTGCTTTAGCTTGTGTGGATTTCCAGGAATTGTGTTATAGGCAGACacaatgatttatttataatcaTATGAACATAACAAAatccatttttttctttctttctcctcTCTTCAGAAACTTCAGTCTTTTCTTTCTCAAATCAAATTAATCTCCTAAAACCCAATATCATTAGTATTTGTCACTCTCGTTGTCGATTATCTAATTTCCTAGCATGTTAATTGTCAATACATGAATGTTAAATAAGAAAAGCACTTAAATCACAGGTTTAATAAGTTAAaccatttttattattgatgaaATTGAATGTTGTGTATCTCTTTATTATTGATGAATGATCTCAAAGAACCTATTTGTTGTACACCTCATGCTGGGAAGAAAACTTTGGGGaaattgtttgtttttactctttataattttttttatataaaaatgcatgattaaatgtaattttcttttattgttcataaaaaataagtttatttttgtgactatttttttaatcaaattattGTTAGCATGTTTAGAGTGATAGAAGTTAGCTTTTTGAACTATCAAGCGTGTGATAAATTATATAACTTCAACTTCTACTTTATAAGATGTTGTCTAAAACTTATTTATATGgaaacaaaagaataaaaaaagagaaagtcAGAGGAAGAGTTAACCAAATTACGAGGGgctatattttgttttttaaaatgtagcctttaaaatgaaaatttagattcaccaaataaaaatttgaataacAAAAATCATTAATCGGGGTTTAGAATGATAAAGTTAATAGTTTAATGAACCTAATGATTTTccaaatataacaaataatgaaaaaaaaattatattgatcAAGAAAAACTATTTCCATTTATGATTTTAGAATTTGGGATAATTAGACAACCCAAGAAAAGATATTTTAGTTGAAAAGGGacctttaaaataaataaattttgtttgtcctaattgataataataatattatacatTTTTCATCAACCCTATTATTTTGTAAGTTTATTCATCTTTTTCACATCAATACAAGTGTGTAGGGCTGCTCTGTAAACTTTCCATGTAGCATATAACTGATCTAAAATTCCCCATCATATAATAAGGAGCATATTCTAAGTTTATGAGTGTCTTTTCTAGCTACACCTCATCAATATTATTGTTTGAGAGAGATCATCAAGATTCAAGTAACAACATTGATCACGTTTATGAGAAGTAAACAAATTTATATCACCTAAGGTTGGTAAATGCAGACAATTGTAGAGTTACCAAGAAAAAGGGTAATTATATATAGATGTTCATGGTTTAGTCCTAGCTCACAAGGTAAGCTTCCTTTTTTAAGAGTAGAGTTTTGGTTATGTAGATTATTTTGTCTTAACCCCTGTTGGCCGAAACTGAGTGGGGTGAAGTGGTTCATTTTAGTAACTAGTGGAAATTTAGTATTTTCCTTCTCTGcagcattattttcatgatttgAGCGAAATGTAATAACTATTACTGGCTCAATTTTTGCAAGGGTATGTTAGTTACTAAAACTAATACAGTTGAAATAGAAATTTTAACAacttaaaatgttatttaacaTCACCTTTTTTGTTATAATGTTCACTAAATAATCTCTTAAACTGCAAATTAGTCCATTTTAATTAATCCTTTTAAGTGATAAATCCGGTATTGCAGAAGATGGTTTAAAATCCAATGATAACGCATATTGTTTAAGGAACAGATTGCAATAAACTATATTTTTCAATCGTTAttacaacaattaaaaaaaatccactTTCCTCGAGATGGACACGAAAAATTTTGAAGTTACAAAAGGCAAAGATATTGTTTCTAGGAGAGGACAGCCATGACATCTGAGACCCTCAAGGCAATATATTCGCCATCTTTGCCCTTGAAGTCATTTCCAGCATATTTGGAATACAAAACTGTGTTCCCCGGACTCACGGATAATGGCTTTCTGTTGCCTTCATCGTCCAATTGCCCTGGACCAACTGCTATCACCTGTAACATACCAAGTATTACAAAAACATCCTtcactttttctattttttaatccacaaaacaacatttttaattcaCTCTTAAGCAGCAACATGGATACAATATGTTTTCAGACAGAAGACTGTGTTAGGATTATAAGAGTACGTACTGTTCCAATAGAAGGCTTCTCCTTGGTTGCCTCAGTAAGCAACAAACCACCAGCAGTTTTTTCCTCGGCTTCAGCAATCTGCACTCAATATCTAATCAATCACATGCTACTTATATTTGACATGCATTTGATGCAGCAATTCAATACTTCAAATATATTAGACATCATGTGAGATGTGAGGAGGTTGGATGCAGGCTACATGTTTAGATATactaattcataaaaaatacaaCCAATATAACTGCTATTCTGAAAATCCAAATTAAAAAGATACTTCTACAAACTTActaaaacaacaacaacaacaacaataataataataataataataataataataataataactgaACAGACAATGCCAAAATAAATTGCTACCTATTGCCTACAAGTGGGACTAAAATTAATCTGTCCCTTCTTGAGCATCAGTCATAAAGACAACTACGATTTCTGGCACAAGAAACCATAACTCCTACATTTCTATCCCATACATACTTCAATGTTTCATTTGGCTATCATGGTTTTGAATTGGGATCCTATCCACATAGCAACCGTAATGCTGCATCAATCACGTTTTCCACTATGTCAAGCATCACAACGAAACCCTATCATAATTTAGAAAATTGATGGCTATATTAGATGTttcataactttttatttaaaggTTTGGATGCTTCCTAGATGGATAGCAGTTCGGATATATATTGGATACAGATGAACAAGGGACCACAGTGCCTTTAGATGCTGCCCTTGAATGGATAAGATTAACAAACCTTACCATCTGAGCAGAACCTAAATACATCAAGAGAATTATATTATATGATTAAGAACACAGTTGCCAAATGATCTAATATCACTCTTCACGTAAAGATCCAAAGACTGGAATAAGCACAGGAAATACCTTTATGAGGACTCTATCATTCAAGGGTTTAAGATCCTTGATGTCATCAGTTTCAAGTATACCAACAATGTCATCATCCTTCAAAATAAGATGCTTTGTGCCATCGAATTCTACCTCAGTACCGGCATATTTGGAATACACAACTTGCGCACCAGACTGTACAAAGACAACACATCACATGAAAGCATCAATTAGAGCCAAGCCAAGCCCAATCCTTCCCCAGAAAATTAAACACAGACCACAGAAGGTTTAAAGACCTCCAACATAGCAGCACCATTACCTTCACACTAACATCCACTTTTGTCTTCCCAACTGCCTTTCCTTCACCAACAGCAACCACCTCACCCCCTTGAGGCTTCGTTTGAGCAGTTGAGGGAAGCAAAATCCCACCTACAGTTTTCTCTTCCGCTTCCTTAACTTTTACCAGTACTCTGTCACCCAGAGGCTTAATTGCAGTGTACTGGACAGTGAACCAACAGTTACATGAAGCATTGGATTATCAAACCACATACTATTCAttcaataaaacaaaattattgaaatatgcCCTGTACTTCAAAATCAACAATTACATAACCTACACATGGCAGTTTGGTTCCATAACTAAATTACAAAGATAATCCagaataaaatgaaatccaAGAAAAAACACTAAAAGTGTggttataattaaattattttgctaaaattaattaaataaatattgtaagcAATACACTATAGCAAATCCTTCTGAGAACATGTTTAAATAAACTTTTACACAAGTAATATGtaagaagaaaatgaatataataattaaatacgTTTTTGTCAAATTAGTTTCTCTTAataatacatattattttataaataaactaaCATTAACTTTTAGAAAAGTTCCTTTTTATTTCTAGCTTCCATTGTTTTTCTCCTTTCCGGACGTTGATGGATAAATTTATCCAGACATACACTAATAATCTCTCACCCATCTTCATTAATTCTACACTCATActtaagaatttaaaaacttaCTCTAACACTCTCGGTTGACTCACCATTAGAAAATCAGCACACTAAAAACAACACCTATAAATAATTCATCTTATTTATATAGAAAAGTAAGAGTTAGAAGAAAATACCTTAGGGGCAACAACAGTGGCGGCTTTGACAACCAAACCCCGGAAGGACCTTTGGGGGAGATTCCCAATCCTCACACGGCCCATCTGAAATGCTGAAGGCCGAAGCCTTTCAAACGAAGTCGTGGAGACTGATGACGCTATTGCTGTGAGCTGAGCGCTGGCCATTGATTGGAACTTACTTACACTGCgcaaaaaaaacaaatttatgagTGAAAACACAAACAAGTGTTGAGCTTTTATGAGAGCAAAGAAGAGTGACTGTGTGAAGAGAGTGGAATTAACTACCTTAGCAGAGGCGAAGAAGAGAGGTTTGGGTGGAGAAGAAGGAGCGTTGAAAGATGAAATGATGAAGATAATAAAACCCTAAATAGATAGATAGGGGTTTTATCTGATGATAATGGACCCTTCTAGAACCAACTAGTGTGTGTCTGCACTCGTGAGCAGAGAGGATAGTGTGAGCCTGTGTTGCTACgcttaagaaaaagaaaaagaaaaacttgtATAGTTCAAATACTTTCTTATTTGAGAATAAGAAATTAAAGGAagattttcaacttttttgttttagatttttatttaaaataaaattttcctaaaattacattatatttACATCATTTTAAGTGTTAAATAAACATTctatattgtttatttattaataaaatga harbors:
- the LOC137821370 gene encoding 20 kDa chaperonin, chloroplastic-like — protein: MASAQLTAIASSVSTTSFERLRPSAFQMGRVRIGNLPQRSFRGLVVKAATVVAPKYTAIKPLGDRVLVKVKEAEEKTVGGILLPSTAQTKPQGGEVVAVGEGKAVGKTKVDVSVKSGAQVVYSKYAGTEVEFDGTKHLILKDDDIVGILETDDIKDLKPLNDRVLIKIAEAEEKTAGGLLLTEATKEKPSIGTVIAVGPGQLDDEGNRKPLSVSPGNTVLYSKYAGNDFKGKDGEYIALRVSDVMAVLS